A window of Fragaria vesca subsp. vesca linkage group LG7, FraVesHawaii_1.0, whole genome shotgun sequence contains these coding sequences:
- the LOC101302980 gene encoding rac-like GTP-binding protein 7-like codes for MADTNTTTKEAPSSTSKFIKCVTVGDGAVGKTCLLISYTSNTFPTDYVPTVFDNFSANVLVDGQTVNLGLWDTAGQEDYNRLRPLGYRGADIFLLTFSLISRPSYENISKKWVPELRHYAPSVPIILVGTKLDLREGRQFLMNYPGASTISTEQGEDLKKRIGAVSYIECSSKTQQNVKAIFDAAIKLALFPSESKKQKRKLMACNVV; via the exons ATGGCAGATACCAATACTACAACAAAAGAAGCACCTTCATCAACATCAAAGTTCATAAAATGCGTGACAGTTGGAGATGGTGCTGTTGGAAAGACATGCCTTCTCATCTCTTACACTAGCAACACTTTCCCTACT GATTATGTTCCAACTGTATTTGACAACTTCAGTGCTAATGTTCTGGTTGATGGGCAGACTGTGAATCTGGGTCTCTGGGATACTGCTG GTCAAGAAGATTACAACAGGCTGAGGCCTCTTGGTTACAGAGGAGCTGATATTTTCCTTCTTACATTTTCCCTCATAAGTAGGCCTAGCTATGAAAACATATCAAAGAAA TGGGTTCCAGAGCTTAGACATTATGCCCCATCCGTGCCCATTATTCTCGTGGGGACTAAACTAG ATCTGCGAGAAGGCAGACAGTTTTTAATGAATTACCCTGGGGCATCTACCATCTCAACAGAACAG GGTGAAGATCTGAAAAAGAGGATAGGGGCAGTGTCATATATAGAGTGCAGCTCAAAGACACAGCAG AATGTGAAGGCTATTTTCGATGCAGCTATTAAGTTGGCTCTCTTTCCTTCAGAGTCCAAGAAGCAAAAGAGGAAACTGATGGCCTGCAATGTTGTCTAA
- the LOC101303269 gene encoding cytochrome c oxidase-assembly factor COX23, mitochondrial-like isoform 1, whose protein sequence is MASSSTSSSASTPPYPSAARISDSQCYQQYTASLKCLEKNHSDKSKCQKQFDNYKECKKKEREVRLERNKSRSLFS, encoded by the exons ATGGCATCATCATCAACATCATCGAGTGCATCAACACCTCCATACCCCAGCGCTGCTAGAATCTCTGATTCTCAATGTTATCAGCAGTACACTGCCTCTCTCAAAT GTCTAGAAAAAAATCACTCAGACAAGAGTAAATGTCAAAAACAGTTTGATAATTATAAAGAATGCAAGAAAAAGGAG AGAGAAGTTCGATTGGAGCGAAACAAGAGTAGGTCTCTATTCTCTTGA
- the LOC101291291 gene encoding glutamate receptor 2.8-like — MAENNTISVNVGVILQDLNSEVEKIWLSCIKMALSDFYASHPYYSTRLVLNTRESKENVVSAASSALDLIKNANVQAILGPVTSMEQTFVISLGDQAEVPIISFSATSPSLTSLRSSYFFQFAQNDSAQVKALTAVVKGFGWRQVVLIYRDNEFGEGVIPYLTAALEEVDARVPYRSIISVSATDSQIVEELYKLMTMQTRVFIVHMTVDLSSRLFAKAKEIGMMSEGYVWLTTSNIPNTLKSLNSAAINSMQGVLGVQTYIPTTVEFEKFKLRWKQQFRRDNPTIIGEELNIFAFWAYDAAFALAMAIEEVWTTSFGFQKSNDSINSSTDIESFEVSHYGPKLRQALSLTRFDGIAGNFNLVDGQRQSSTFQIVNIIGDGARTVGFWTLKSGLMRKLGSPSSANSSIVSTSMGDLGPIIWPGESISVPKGWVNPTNGKKLRIGVPVQEGFTEFVSVLIEPGTNTTDVTGFSIDVFRAAVDLLPYALSYELIPFANPDGTMAGTYNDLCYQVYLGKFDAVVGDVTIRGSRSLYVDFTMPYTESGVVMVVPVKDIRRESAWVFLKPLTWDLWLTTSCFFFLIGFVIWVLEHRINADFRGPPSYQVGTSLWFSFSTMVFSHRERVVSNLARFVMIIWVFVMLILTQSYTASLASLLTVRKLHPVDADLKLQLRNGNTVGYQKNTYVYDLLRTVGFDDSKLKAYESVEECDALLSKGSENGGIAAAIDETPFMKILLAKYCSKYAMVGPIFKTDGFGFVFPKGSPLLHDFSQAILNVTEGEVILNIENKWFNKEGYCPDNSIPGVSSNRLGLETFWGLFLIAGAASVLALIIFLASFLYKHRHILINAEPGGSTQGKIRTLLEIFNKKDFSSHTLKTTQRARVADMGDAVNTILNNCSESPFGNSSDNGDQQNSTTTPCSSTGQESAEVSPAIQVDVTNDGEMEDTPERAQHCDNC; from the exons ATGGCAGAAAACAATACCATTTCAGTGAATGTAGGAGTTATTCTTCAAGACCTGAATTCAGAGGTGGAAAAGATTTGGTTAAGTTGCATTAAAATGGCCCTCTCAGACTTCTATGCTTCTCATCCTTACTACAGCACTAGATTGGTTTTGAACACCAGAGAGTCCAAAGAAAATGTTGTAAGTGCAGCATCTTCAG CTCTAGATCTGATAAAGAATGCAAATGTTCAAGCAATCCTAGGACCAGTGACATCAATGGAACAGACCTTTGTTATAAGTCTTGGAGACCAAGCTGAGGTGCCCATTATATCATTCTCTGCAACAAGCCCTTCCCTTACTTCACTGCGAAGCTCCTACTTTTTTCAATTTGCGCAAAATGACTCGGCCCAAGTGAAAGCCTTAACTGCAGTTGTAAAAGGTTTTGGGTGGAGGCAAGTGGTGCTCATTTACAGAGACAATGAGTTCGGGGAAGGAGTCATACCATATTTAACTGCTGCCTTGGAGGAGGTTGACGCCCGTGTACCATACAGGAGCATCATTTCCGTATCAGCCACAGATAGCCAAATAGTTGAAGAGCTTTACAAGCTAATGACGATGCAAACCAGGGTTTTCATCGTCCACATGACAGTTGATCTGTCATCCAGGCTATTTGCCAAGGCAAAAGAGATTGGAATGATGAGTGAAGGCTATGTTTGGCTCACGACTAGTAACATACCTAATACTTTGAAGTCTCTGAATTCTGCAGCAATAAATTCCATGCAAGGAGTTTTAGGTGTGCAAACTTACATTCCAACAACTGTAGAGTTTGAAAAATTCAAGCTCCGGTGGAAACAACAATTCCGCAGAGATAATCCAACCATCATTGGTGAGGAGTTGAATATCTTTGCATTTTGGGCTTATGATGCTGCATTTGCATTGGCCATGGCCATTGAAGAAGTTTGGACTACAAGCTTTGGCTTCCAAAAGAGCAATGATTCCATCAATTCATCGACAGATATTGAAAGTTTTGAGGTCTCTCACTATGGTCCAAAGCTTCGCCAAGCACTGTCACTTACAAGATTCGACGGCATAGCTGGAAATTTCAACCTTGTTGATGGGCAACGGCAATCATCAACTTTTCAGATAGTTAACATAATTGGTGATGGTGCTAGAACTGTTGGATTTTGGACCCTGAAAAGTGGACTCATGAGAAAACTGGGTTCACCCTCATCAGCTAACTCAAGCATAGTTTCGACTTCCATGGGCGATCTTGGACCAATTATATGGCCTGGAGAGTCAATTTCTGTTCCCAAAGGATGGGTAAACCCAACAAACGGCAAGAAGTTGAGAATAGGAGTTCCTGTACAGGAAGGTTTCACTGAGTTTGTTTCTGTACTGATAGAACCAGGCACTAACACAACAGATGTCACAGGGTTCAGTATTGATGTCTTTAGGGCTGCAGTGGACCTATTACCTTATGCTCTTTCTTACGAGTTGATTCCCTTTGCAAATCCTGATGGCACAATGGCTGGCACTTACAATGATTTGTGCTATCAAGTATATCTTGGG AAGTTTGATGCTGTGGTGGGAGATGTTACCATTAGAGGAAGTAGATCATTGTATGTAGACTTTACCATGCCATACACAGAATCTGGTGTTGTGATGGTTGTGCCAGTCAAAGACATCAGGAGAGAAAGTGCATGGGTTTTCTTGAAGCCTTTGACATGGGACCTTTGGTTAACAACCTCTTGCTTCTTTTTCCTCATTGGTTTCGTGATTTGGGTTCTTGAACATCGAATTAATGCAGATTTTCGTGGCCCTCCTTCATATCAAGTTGGCACGAGCTTGTGGTTTTCTTTCTCGACCATGGTGTTTTCACACA GGGAGAGAGTAGTTAGCAACTTGGCCAGATTTGTGATGATTATATGGGTTTTTGTTATGCTAATACTGACACAAAGTTACACTGCTAGTCTTGCGTCACTATTAACAGTAAGAAAACTCCACCCTGTTGATGCTGATCTAAAGCTTCAGTTAAGGAATGGGAATACTGTCGGCTACCAAAAGAATACTTATGTTTATGATCTTTTAAGAACAGTAGGCTTTGATGACTCCAAACTTAAGGCATATGAATCAGTTGAAGAATGTGATGCTCTTCTTTCGAAAGGCAGTGAAAATGGTGGTATTGCAGCTGCCATTGACGAAACTCCCTTCATGAAGATTTTGCTTGCAAAATATTGTTCCAAATATGCTATGGTTGGACCAATTTTTAAAACTGATGGATTTGGCTTT GTCTTTCCAAAAGGTTCTCCTCTTCTTCATGATTTTTCACAAGCAATCCTAAACGTGACTGAAGGCGAGGTGATATTGAACATTGAGAACAAATGGTTCAATAAAGAAGGTTATTGTCCAGATAATTCCATCCCAGGGGTTTCTAGCAACAGGCTTGGCCTTGAAACCTTTTGGGGCCTCTTCCTCATTGCCGGTGCGGCTTCCGTACTCGCCCTCATCATCTTTCTAGCTTCTTTCCTTTACAAGCATAGGCACATTTTGATCAACGCTGAACCTGGAGGTTCCACACAAGGAAAAATTAGAACTCTGTTAGAAATTTTTAACAAAAAAGATTTCAGTTCTCATACACTTAAAACCACTCAACGAGCTAGAGTGGCTGACATGGGAGACGCAGTGAATACCATACTAAACAACTGCTCGGAAAGTCCATTTGGAAACAGTTCAGACAATGGAGATCAACAAAATAGTACTACTACGCCATGTAGTTCTACTGGTCAAGAGTCTGCAGAGGTGAGTCCAGCTATTCAGGTTGATGTAACAAATGATGGGGAAATGGAAGACACTCCTGAAAGAGCTCAACATTGCGACAATTGTTAA